A genomic segment from Candidatus Methylacidiphilales bacterium encodes:
- a CDS encoding cytochrome c3 family protein, protein MANIFPKWTVTLPIKLAVMGLSLGAVVFTAAVYYLTPKYSRVGYNPVQPIAFDHSLHTTQLGIDCRYCHQSVEISATSSVPSVQTCMTCHRQVKKGSPKLQVLYDAWNNGKGDGPAVHWVRIHQEPDFAYFNHSIHVNSGISCVSCHGNVNHMQTVWQKEPQSMSWCLDCHRHPEAKIRPLNKVYDLDWKAHHPWLQKEPGEDLVKQLNINPPQSCSGCHR, encoded by the coding sequence ATGGCGAATATATTTCCGAAATGGACTGTGACCCTGCCGATCAAATTGGCAGTCATGGGCCTGTCTCTCGGAGCCGTGGTCTTCACTGCCGCCGTCTATTATCTCACCCCCAAATATAGCCGCGTCGGCTATAATCCCGTCCAGCCAATCGCCTTCGATCACTCGCTCCACACGACCCAATTGGGCATCGATTGCCGTTACTGCCACCAGTCGGTCGAAATTTCCGCCACCTCAAGCGTGCCGTCGGTCCAGACCTGCATGACTTGCCACAGACAGGTGAAAAAAGGCAGCCCCAAACTGCAGGTTCTCTATGATGCCTGGAACAATGGCAAAGGCGATGGCCCCGCCGTTCATTGGGTCCGGATCCATCAGGAACCCGACTTCGCGTATTTCAACCACTCGATCCACGTCAACAGCGGCATCAGTTGCGTGAGCTGCCACGGCAATGTGAACCATATGCAGACCGTCTGGCAGAAGGAACCGCAGAGCATGAGCTGGTGCCTGGATTGTCACCGCCACCCGGAGGCCAAGATTCGCCCACTGAATAAAGTTTATGATCTCGACTGGAAAGCCCATCATCCCTGGCTCCAAAAGGAACCCGGTGAAGATCTCGTCAAACAACTGAACATCAATCCTCCGCAAAGCTGCTCCGGCTGCCATCGATGA
- the cyoE gene encoding heme o synthase has product MNETAVELRAAAPLRTFISDLSELTKSRLSLLVLFTTLTGFYLGSFSGINPWLLIHTLAATASLAAGAAVLNQVLETQADALMLRTRNRPLPSSRMREQDALCLGIYLSGGGLAYLLLATNLLAFSIAALTLFSYLFIYTPLKRVTPLNTLIGAVPGALPPLIGWTAAGNPLNDGALALFLILFFWQMPHFLAIAWLYREDYSKAGFRMLTLNDASGQSTAWKSLLHTLLLLPCGLAPYFLGMTGWIYLSGATFCGALYLAASLFFVRNPGHVSARRLFLASIFYLPVILLLLAIDKV; this is encoded by the coding sequence ATGAACGAAACAGCCGTCGAACTCAGAGCAGCAGCCCCGCTGCGGACTTTCATTTCCGACCTGTCTGAATTGACCAAGTCGCGCCTTTCCCTCCTCGTTTTATTCACCACCCTGACGGGTTTTTATCTCGGCAGCTTTTCAGGAATCAATCCCTGGCTCCTGATCCACACCCTCGCCGCCACCGCCTCGCTCGCCGCGGGCGCGGCCGTGCTCAACCAGGTTTTGGAAACCCAGGCCGACGCCCTCATGCTTCGCACCCGCAACCGCCCCCTTCCCTCCTCCCGCATGCGCGAGCAGGACGCCCTTTGCCTGGGCATTTATTTGTCGGGAGGCGGCCTCGCCTACCTTTTGCTCGCCACAAATCTGTTAGCCTTTTCCATCGCCGCGCTCACCTTGTTTAGCTATCTTTTTATTTACACCCCGCTCAAGCGCGTCACACCTCTCAATACGTTGATCGGAGCGGTCCCCGGCGCGCTGCCACCCTTGATCGGCTGGACGGCGGCCGGCAACCCGCTCAACGACGGCGCGCTCGCCTTGTTTCTGATTTTATTTTTCTGGCAGATGCCGCACTTCCTGGCCATTGCCTGGCTGTATCGCGAAGACTATTCCAAGGCCGGATTCCGGATGCTGACCCTCAACGACGCCTCCGGGCAAAGTACTGCCTGGAAAAGCCTGCTCCACACGCTGCTGCTGTTGCCTTGCGGCCTGGCGCCGTACTTTTTGGGAATGACCGGCTGGATTTATCTCAGCGGCGCGACCTTCTGCGGCGCCCTCTACCTGGCTGCATCGCTCTTCTTCGTCAGAAATCCGGGACACGTTAGCGCCCGGCGACTCTTCCTGGCCTCGATCTTCTATCTGCCCGTGATCCTGCTCCTCCTGGCGATTGATAAGGTGTGA
- a CDS encoding phytanoyl-CoA dioxygenase family protein, which translates to MSTTTAPTLDIDSEYKISPEQIARFQKNGYIKLKNVLDAEVLEYYGREITRLVLEQAKDYKPLEQRTTYGKAFLQIMNIWQRNEIVKEFVLGKRLARIATALLGTRGVRMYHDQALYKEAGGGYTPWHVDQYYWPLSNEKTVTAWIPLHAVPLENGPLMFSVGSQRIKIGRDLEISDDSEMKIDEQLKLSNLPVDETPFDLGEVSFHLGFTFHRAGPNKLPKAREVMTIIYMDQDMRLIEPKNKNQQNDWDNWCPGAKIGEIINSPLNPVIYSRD; encoded by the coding sequence ATGAGCACAACGACTGCCCCGACACTCGACATTGATTCCGAATACAAAATCAGCCCTGAGCAGATTGCCCGCTTTCAGAAGAACGGCTACATCAAGCTCAAGAACGTCCTCGACGCCGAAGTGCTCGAATACTACGGCAGGGAAATCACCCGCCTGGTTCTTGAGCAGGCGAAGGACTACAAGCCGCTGGAACAGCGCACCACCTACGGCAAGGCCTTTCTTCAAATCATGAACATCTGGCAGCGAAACGAAATCGTGAAGGAATTTGTCCTCGGAAAACGCCTGGCGCGAATCGCCACCGCGCTGCTGGGAACCCGCGGTGTCCGGATGTACCACGACCAGGCCCTCTACAAGGAGGCGGGTGGCGGCTACACTCCGTGGCACGTCGATCAATACTACTGGCCGCTCTCAAATGAAAAAACCGTCACGGCATGGATACCGTTGCATGCGGTGCCCCTGGAAAACGGCCCGCTCATGTTCTCCGTCGGCAGTCAGCGCATCAAGATTGGCCGCGACCTTGAAATCAGCGACGACAGCGAAATGAAAATCGACGAGCAGTTGAAGTTGTCGAACCTTCCCGTTGACGAAACACCGTTCGATCTCGGTGAAGTCAGCTTCCATCTGGGCTTCACCTTTCACCGGGCCGGGCCGAACAAGCTGCCCAAGGCGCGCGAAGTCATGACCATTATTTACATGGACCAGGACATGCGCCTGATCGAACCCAAAAACAAGAATCAGCAAAACGACTGGGACAACTGGTGCCCGGGCGCGAAAATCGGGGAAATCATCAACAGCCCGCTGAATCCTGTCATCTACTCCCGTGACTGA
- a CDS encoding AraC family transcriptional regulator: MKAILEKISHDRNRSFSLFDFQSRRFDCPFHHHPEIELTLIIASSGLRYVGDHISRFSPGDLVLMGPNLPHMYINDATPSGQAHSIVMQFLPECLGSNFFQLGELKAIHRLFERARVGLSFHGLTRDKVAPLMVQLDSLNGAARLTAFLNIFDILAGSKEFRVLASPTYSPSLALYQGERINRVCELISKKFREGITQNEAARIAHMSPPSFSRFFRRATNKTFRAFLNEVRIGHASHLLLETERTVAEVCYDSGFGNLSNFNRQFLKLRKVSPRAYRRKRPQEG, from the coding sequence GTGAAGGCGATTCTTGAAAAAATCTCACACGACCGGAACCGCTCGTTCTCCCTCTTTGATTTCCAAAGCCGGCGCTTCGACTGCCCCTTCCATCACCACCCCGAAATCGAGCTAACCCTGATCATCGCCAGTTCCGGACTTCGCTATGTCGGGGACCACATCAGCCGTTTTTCCCCGGGCGATCTGGTATTGATGGGCCCCAATCTGCCCCACATGTACATCAATGATGCGACGCCTTCCGGCCAGGCGCATTCCATTGTCATGCAATTTCTTCCCGAATGCCTCGGGTCGAATTTTTTTCAGCTTGGCGAGCTGAAGGCGATCCACCGCTTGTTCGAGCGTGCCCGCGTCGGGCTTTCGTTTCATGGCTTGACACGGGACAAGGTTGCGCCGCTTATGGTCCAGTTGGACAGCCTTAATGGTGCCGCACGGCTGACGGCATTTCTCAACATTTTCGATATTCTCGCGGGATCGAAGGAGTTCCGCGTTCTGGCCAGTCCCACCTATTCCCCCTCCCTGGCGCTTTATCAAGGCGAACGCATCAACCGGGTATGCGAACTGATTTCCAAAAAATTCAGGGAAGGAATCACCCAAAACGAAGCAGCGAGGATCGCCCATATGAGCCCGCCTTCCTTCAGCCGCTTTTTCCGGCGCGCGACGAACAAGACGTTTCGCGCGTTTCTCAACGAAGTCCGCATCGGGCACGCTTCCCATTTGTTGCTTGAGACGGAACGTACCGTGGCGGAAGTCTGCTACGACTCTGGGTTCGGAAACCTATCCAATTTTAACCGGCAATTTCTCAAGCTGCGGAAAGTCTCGCCCCGCGCCTATCGCAGGAAGCGGCCGCAGGAGGGGTGA
- a CDS encoding GIY-YIG nuclease family protein codes for MAWAYILKGSNGRHYIGSAVDFEVRFAQHQRGHTYSTKRLGTILEIVAKREYPTLKEARAVERKLKAKKNPILAIYMLENG; via the coding sequence ATGGCGTGGGCTTACATACTCAAAGGCTCAAACGGCCGACATTATATCGGATCCGCAGTGGATTTCGAAGTCCGCTTCGCACAACATCAGCGCGGCCATACCTATAGCACCAAACGCTTGGGTACGATATTGGAGATTGTCGCAAAACGTGAATATCCCACATTGAAAGAAGCGCGGGCCGTGGAAAGAAAACTGAAAGCGAAGAAAAATCCAATATTGGCGATTTACATGCTGGAGAATGGATAG
- the lpxD gene encoding UDP-3-O-(3-hydroxymyristoyl)glucosamine N-acyltransferase, giving the protein MSRRLADIAALVGGELSGNPDREIRGINDLGRATPDQISFLGNPRYLPTAKESRAGAILVEGGKQYELAADLIKVSNPSAAFAKVAALFQPPPLEWRAGIHPTAVLDPKAQVGKGVYIGPHAVIEAGVSVGDRVHIGAGTYIGHESKIGEDTFIHPNVVIRERTVIGKRVTVHPGVVLGSDGFGYEFQNGVHKKIPQVGYVQIDDDVEIGSNTTIDRGRFDKTWIQQGTKIDNLVMIAHNVVIGKNSIIVAQCGISGSSTLGNNVVVAGQSATVGHVKVADNVTLTAWSAASKDITKPGVYRGGPARPMAEAMKIEALTARLPELYKRLQALEKKLGGLKDPQA; this is encoded by the coding sequence ATGAGCCGGCGCTTGGCGGACATCGCGGCCTTGGTCGGAGGAGAGCTGTCAGGCAATCCTGACCGGGAGATCCGCGGAATCAATGATTTGGGGCGTGCCACGCCCGATCAAATATCCTTTTTAGGCAACCCCCGCTACCTGCCGACTGCGAAAGAAAGCCGGGCAGGGGCGATTCTCGTCGAGGGCGGCAAGCAGTATGAACTGGCCGCGGACCTTATAAAAGTTTCCAACCCGTCGGCAGCCTTTGCCAAGGTGGCGGCCCTGTTTCAGCCGCCGCCGCTGGAGTGGCGGGCCGGGATTCATCCCACGGCCGTGCTTGATCCAAAAGCGCAGGTGGGAAAGGGCGTGTACATCGGCCCGCATGCGGTGATCGAAGCCGGTGTGAGTGTGGGCGACCGCGTTCATATTGGCGCCGGGACGTATATCGGACATGAATCAAAAATCGGCGAGGACACCTTCATCCACCCGAATGTGGTCATCCGCGAGCGCACGGTGATTGGGAAACGGGTGACTGTGCATCCAGGTGTTGTGCTCGGCTCAGACGGTTTCGGTTACGAATTCCAAAATGGAGTGCATAAAAAAATCCCGCAGGTGGGTTATGTGCAGATCGACGATGATGTGGAGATCGGTTCCAACACCACCATCGACCGGGGGCGCTTTGATAAAACCTGGATCCAGCAGGGAACAAAAATCGACAACCTGGTGATGATCGCGCACAACGTGGTGATTGGAAAGAATTCGATCATTGTTGCCCAATGCGGTATTTCCGGCAGCTCAACGCTGGGCAACAATGTTGTTGTCGCCGGGCAGTCGGCCACGGTTGGGCATGTGAAGGTGGCGGACAACGTGACCTTGACGGCATGGAGCGCCGCGAGCAAGGATATCACAAAACCCGGAGTGTATCGGGGTGGCCCGGCCCGGCCCATGGCGGAAGCGATGAAGATCGAGGCTCTTACGGCGAGGTTGCCTGAACTTTACAAGCGCCTGCAGGCACTGGAAAAGAAGCTGGGTGGTCTGAAAGATCCTCAGGCCTGA
- a CDS encoding OmpH family outer membrane protein: MKKIIAIALFCISAFTVPAHAQLKIAVVDMQAIFKDYYKTQEAEKRIQDQIASFKKEREDRLSDYRKLVDQINALKDGMKDPTLSDAAKKDKDQKLNEKINDARTREQEISSYDQNAGKIIQDTQMRQRKQIVDEISKAIEDFSKGKYNMVLDKSGMTLNGTSTIVYQEGMTDISAEITKQLNSNKDKQPASAPAAKDNKTP, translated from the coding sequence ATGAAAAAAATCATTGCCATTGCCCTTTTCTGTATCAGCGCCTTCACGGTGCCGGCCCATGCCCAGTTGAAGATTGCTGTCGTGGACATGCAGGCAATATTCAAGGACTACTACAAAACCCAGGAAGCTGAAAAACGCATCCAGGACCAGATTGCCAGCTTCAAAAAGGAACGCGAAGACCGCCTGTCGGATTATCGGAAGCTTGTGGACCAGATCAATGCCCTGAAAGACGGCATGAAAGATCCCACGCTCAGCGACGCCGCAAAAAAGGATAAAGATCAAAAACTGAACGAAAAGATCAACGACGCCAGGACACGGGAACAGGAAATTTCCAGCTACGATCAAAACGCGGGCAAGATCATTCAGGACACCCAGATGCGCCAGCGCAAACAGATCGTCGATGAAATCAGCAAGGCGATTGAGGATTTCAGCAAGGGGAAATACAACATGGTTTTGGACAAATCCGGCATGACCTTGAACGGTACTTCCACGATTGTTTATCAGGAAGGCATGACCGACATTTCCGCTGAAATTACCAAGCAGTTGAACAGCAATAAAGACAAACAGCCCGCTTCTGCTCCCGCTGCGAAAGACAACAAAACGCCCTAA
- the bamA gene encoding outer membrane protein assembly factor BamA, which yields MAAISCLALLSLNIISTQAFAQDKTPEGKTLVKPPAATDSTVTQGPIVKDIEIEYAGPRSVDRSVVLSNMRTTIGQPYSLPAVEEDVRNLYATGLFVNLRIYDEPMADGVKVVVVVQPKPIVRDIEIVGAKEIKESRVRKEMKSKAGDPLSEQKVAEDSRKVLDYYRGKGFHQAQVEYKIDVNEQAGRAVVKYTIREGSKAWVRNVTFEGVKVFEQAELRKLFKTKKKDWISFFDKSGLLKEDQFKEDQKKLREYYQKHGYIDMQIQDIAYTYPEPEVIDIKITIFEGIQYHVGKINFDGNKLYTREQILARMKMQETGIFSPQGLDDDVKAIKDLYGEKGYIDANVQPQRQPNIESGKMDLVYKLDEAGQSFVEKIIVQGNNRTKDKVLRRELALAPGEVYDSVKADASKKRLENLGYFSKVDISAEDTAVPNRKDMLVTVEEQRTGSVTFGVGFSTVDSLLGFVELSQGNFDLANPPTFTGGGQKFRTRLQYGLQRRDFIISWTEPWFLDRQLSFGFDLFYNDSQYLSQEYNVERYGATIRLGKALNQFWRAGLSYTAQEIGIHDVDQNASQAIQQEAGMRSKSSIDATLTYDSRDSLTLSRKGEKVEFTAEGAGGPLLGDTKIWKLQVDGAKYFLLPYDLILSTGGATGVVDSYDNAPRVPLFDRYFIGGSRSVRGFDFRSIGPRDSNGEPIGGNTMAYGNVELTYPIMSRVRGAVFVDGGFDNPGVFDYSVNNLNVGTGFGLRLNLPIGPLRLDIGFPIKADGTSGKVGDVKFDFDVGYQF from the coding sequence ATGGCCGCCATCAGCTGCCTCGCTCTCCTATCCTTAAATATAATTTCGACGCAGGCCTTCGCCCAGGACAAAACCCCCGAGGGAAAAACACTGGTCAAGCCGCCTGCCGCCACCGACTCCACAGTGACGCAAGGGCCGATCGTCAAAGACATTGAAATCGAATATGCGGGCCCGCGTTCGGTGGATCGCAGTGTTGTTTTATCCAATATGCGCACCACCATCGGCCAGCCTTATTCGCTGCCCGCCGTGGAAGAGGATGTGCGGAATCTTTATGCCACCGGGCTTTTTGTCAATCTCCGCATTTACGATGAACCGATGGCCGATGGCGTGAAGGTTGTGGTTGTGGTCCAGCCCAAACCGATTGTCCGCGATATTGAAATTGTCGGCGCCAAGGAAATCAAGGAATCGCGCGTCCGCAAGGAGATGAAGAGCAAGGCTGGGGATCCGCTGAGCGAGCAAAAGGTCGCGGAGGATTCGCGCAAGGTTTTGGATTACTACCGCGGGAAAGGTTTTCATCAGGCCCAGGTGGAATACAAGATTGATGTGAACGAGCAGGCGGGCCGTGCAGTGGTCAAGTACACCATCCGGGAAGGTTCCAAGGCCTGGGTGCGTAATGTCACCTTTGAAGGGGTGAAAGTATTCGAGCAGGCGGAGCTCCGAAAGCTCTTTAAGACCAAGAAAAAAGACTGGATTTCGTTTTTCGACAAATCCGGCCTGTTAAAGGAAGACCAGTTCAAGGAAGACCAGAAAAAGCTCAGGGAGTATTACCAGAAGCATGGCTATATCGACATGCAGATTCAGGATATCGCCTATACGTATCCCGAACCGGAGGTGATCGACATCAAGATCACGATTTTTGAAGGCATCCAATACCATGTCGGAAAAATCAATTTTGACGGCAACAAGCTTTACACGCGCGAACAGATACTGGCTCGGATGAAGATGCAGGAAACCGGAATCTTTTCACCACAGGGCTTGGATGATGATGTAAAAGCCATCAAGGATCTTTACGGGGAAAAGGGCTACATTGACGCGAATGTCCAGCCGCAGCGGCAGCCGAACATTGAGAGCGGCAAGATGGATCTGGTTTACAAGCTGGATGAGGCAGGCCAGTCCTTTGTTGAAAAAATCATCGTGCAAGGGAACAATCGCACAAAGGACAAGGTGCTCCGCCGCGAATTGGCTCTTGCTCCTGGTGAGGTTTATGACAGCGTCAAGGCGGACGCCAGCAAAAAGCGGCTGGAAAATCTCGGCTACTTCTCAAAAGTGGATATTTCGGCCGAAGACACCGCAGTGCCAAACCGCAAGGACATGCTGGTTACCGTTGAGGAACAGCGCACCGGCTCCGTCACCTTCGGGGTGGGATTCAGCACGGTGGACAGCCTTCTGGGCTTTGTGGAGCTGAGCCAGGGCAACTTTGACCTGGCGAATCCGCCGACATTCACGGGAGGCGGGCAAAAATTCCGCACGCGCCTGCAGTATGGTTTGCAGCGCCGGGATTTTATTATCAGTTGGACCGAGCCGTGGTTCCTGGACCGGCAGTTGTCCTTTGGATTTGACCTGTTTTACAATGACTCCCAATACCTGAGCCAGGAGTATAATGTTGAACGCTATGGTGCCACCATCCGTTTGGGCAAGGCGCTGAATCAATTCTGGCGTGCCGGGCTGAGCTACACGGCCCAGGAAATCGGCATCCACGATGTGGATCAAAATGCGTCCCAGGCTATTCAGCAGGAAGCGGGCATGCGTTCCAAGAGTTCGATCGATGCCACGTTGACCTATGATTCAAGAGATTCGCTTACACTGTCGCGAAAAGGCGAAAAGGTGGAATTTACCGCCGAAGGCGCGGGCGGCCCGCTTCTGGGCGACACCAAAATCTGGAAATTGCAAGTGGATGGCGCCAAATATTTCCTTTTGCCCTATGATTTGATTCTTTCCACAGGCGGCGCAACGGGCGTGGTTGACAGTTATGACAACGCGCCGAGGGTGCCGCTGTTCGACCGGTATTTTATCGGCGGTTCACGCAGTGTGCGCGGGTTCGATTTTCGATCCATCGGGCCGCGTGACAGCAATGGCGAGCCCATCGGCGGCAACACCATGGCCTACGGCAATGTGGAGCTGACCTACCCGATCATGAGCCGGGTGCGAGGTGCTGTTTTTGTGGACGGCGGTTTTGATAATCCAGGTGTGTTTGATTATTCGGTCAATAATCTGAATGTCGGCACAGGATTCGGGCTTCGCCTGAATCTTCCCATAGGCCCGCTTCGCCTTGATATCGGCTTCCCGATCAAGGCGGATGGTACCAGCGGAAAAGTGGGCGACGTAAAGTTCGACTTTGACGTGGGCTATCAATTCTAG
- the rplI gene encoding 50S ribosomal protein L9: MDTKGLARSTLYKLCDFGQPKNGIALIIGPPIVELPGQEPGRFKAEVKLLEINVMAVEVILKKPVAGLGAEADLVKVKPGYARNFLLPRDLAAPANAGSKKMMEDLKRRRAEREAQELNAAEELATALNKVTITFQVETAGSEKVFGSITTHDIAARLEVLGHKIDRKKLVLPKPLRGLGEYEVQAHLPMNVQGKFKVVLEGIAKDKVAAEEAPKSKKPRKPKSAT, encoded by the coding sequence ATGGACACAAAAGGCCTCGCGAGGAGTACGCTGTACAAGCTATGCGATTTCGGCCAGCCGAAAAATGGCATTGCGCTTATAATCGGCCCGCCTATAGTCGAACTTCCTGGCCAGGAGCCGGGACGTTTTAAAGCGGAAGTCAAATTATTGGAGATTAATGTTATGGCAGTTGAAGTGATTCTGAAAAAGCCCGTCGCCGGACTGGGCGCCGAAGCGGATCTTGTGAAGGTGAAGCCCGGATATGCCCGCAATTTTTTGTTGCCCCGCGATCTGGCCGCCCCGGCCAACGCTGGTTCCAAGAAGATGATGGAAGATCTCAAGCGCCGCCGCGCCGAGCGGGAAGCGCAGGAATTGAATGCGGCGGAGGAACTGGCCACCGCGCTGAACAAGGTGACCATTACGTTTCAGGTCGAAACGGCGGGTTCTGAAAAAGTCTTCGGCTCGATTACCACGCATGATATTGCCGCCCGTCTCGAGGTTCTCGGGCACAAAATCGACCGCAAAAAGCTGGTTTTGCCCAAACCTCTCAGGGGTCTGGGCGAGTACGAGGTGCAGGCTCACCTGCCGATGAATGTCCAGGGCAAGTTCAAGGTGGTTCTGGAGGGGATTGCCAAGGATAAGGTGGCGGCTGAAGAAGCGCCCAAGAGCAAAAAGCCCCGAAAGCCGAAATCGGCGACGTAA
- a CDS encoding NAD(P)H-dependent oxidoreductase: MTSEPISTTHLLDRLKWRYSCRKYDTTRTIPEPVWSALEEALVLTPSSYGIQPWKFLVVTDRELRKKLYPFSHNQQPVLDASHLVIFTARESILPEDIEAWCRRVRELHHSSPEDFAGMRQALIDEIIHGPNRHRLFEWASEQAHIALGNFLTSCALLGIDASPMGGIKPHEFDEFFGFRAQRLRTVVLCAAGYRHPDQKGTGGRKTRFEKSTVIEYRP, encoded by the coding sequence ATGACCAGTGAACCCATCTCCACCACACATTTGCTGGACCGCCTAAAATGGCGCTATTCCTGCAGAAAATACGACACCACCCGCACCATTCCCGAACCGGTCTGGTCGGCCTTGGAGGAAGCGCTGGTGCTGACCCCATCATCCTACGGCATCCAACCCTGGAAATTCCTCGTCGTCACCGACCGCGAGTTGCGCAAGAAACTCTATCCTTTTTCTCATAACCAACAACCGGTGCTGGACGCCTCCCATCTTGTCATCTTTACCGCGCGCGAATCCATCCTGCCCGAGGATATTGAAGCCTGGTGCCGGCGGGTGCGGGAGTTGCATCACTCGTCGCCTGAAGATTTTGCCGGCATGCGTCAGGCCCTGATCGATGAAATCATCCACGGCCCGAACCGCCACCGCCTCTTCGAATGGGCGTCCGAACAGGCGCATATCGCCCTGGGCAATTTCCTCACCAGTTGCGCACTGCTGGGCATTGACGCCTCGCCCATGGGAGGAATCAAGCCGCACGAATTTGACGAGTTTTTCGGGTTTCGCGCCCAACGTCTCCGCACCGTGGTGCTTTGCGCCGCAGGCTACCGGCATCCCGATCAAAAGGGAACCGGAGGTAGAAAAACCCGCTTCGAGAAGTCAACGGTCATTGAATATCGGCCGTGA
- the crcB gene encoding fluoride efflux transporter CrcB has translation MITSYALVVLGGGIGAGLRFALSSYIAVRYGESFPLGTLVINVTGSFVIGLLASLSDVEGRMLLSPYAREFLMIGVLGGYTTFSSFSLQTLNLARDGEWLYAGLNAMLSLALCLAAVWLGHVLAQLINNWR, from the coding sequence ATGATCACGAGTTATGCGCTTGTCGTTCTGGGCGGCGGAATCGGGGCCGGCCTGCGCTTTGCCCTGTCCTCCTATATCGCGGTCCGCTACGGGGAGTCGTTCCCCCTCGGCACCCTGGTCATCAATGTGACCGGTTCCTTTGTCATCGGCCTGCTTGCCTCTCTCAGCGATGTCGAGGGCCGGATGCTGCTCAGCCCCTATGCGCGCGAATTCCTCATGATCGGCGTGCTGGGCGGTTACACCACCTTTTCCTCATTCAGCCTGCAAACCCTGAACCTCGCGCGCGACGGCGAATGGCTCTATGCGGGGCTCAATGCCATGCTTTCGCTCGCGCTTTGCCTGGCGGCCGTCTGGCTGGGGCATGTGCTGGCGCAATTGATCAATAACTGGAGATAA
- a CDS encoding DUF190 domain-containing protein, translated as MDIPEEAMLLRIFIGESDHWKHKPLYEAIVLKAREMRLAGATVLRGPMGFGKTSRLHTAKILQLSMDLPVVIEIVDSEEKIQSFLPLIKDMLQGGLVTLEKVRVLHYDGLQRDGTQRESA; from the coding sequence ATGGACATTCCCGAAGAAGCGATGTTGTTGCGGATTTTTATCGGCGAAAGCGACCATTGGAAACACAAGCCGCTTTACGAAGCCATTGTCCTGAAGGCGCGTGAAATGCGCCTGGCAGGCGCCACCGTCTTGCGCGGGCCCATGGGCTTCGGCAAAACAAGCCGCCTGCACACCGCCAAAATCCTCCAGCTTTCCATGGACCTGCCGGTGGTGATCGAAATTGTGGACAGCGAGGAAAAAATCCAGTCCTTCCTGCCGCTGATCAAAGACATGCTGCAGGGCGGGCTTGTCACGCTGGAAAAGGTCCGCGTACTCCACTATGATGGCCTGCAACGTGACGGCACCCAGCGGGAAAGCGCCTGA